The following coding sequences are from one Ornithodoros turicata isolate Travis chromosome 1, ASM3712646v1, whole genome shotgun sequence window:
- the LOC135386216 gene encoding uncharacterized protein LOC135386216 — translation MPLLSPLRTKFWTDSTVALHWITSAQSRTPVFVQNRVNEIRRSTTDSAWHHCKSRDNPADLLTRGISAHRLQNESLWWHGAPWLSQPRGNWHSEWSDHPPSPPPSTEDAPLPSMCNAASAVRPPPVFSLDRYGTLSQMLRVTAWVARFIKNAHPRKSHNGDPLTASEIAEAELYWIRQVQEAVFHETLALLRRADPLPRSSRLAALRPFLDSDQILRVGGRLAELLDSDSLKHPIILPNTHLFTHHTVMHTHVRLCHAGVQTTLLDLRSRFWILKGRQSVKGVVARCLVCRRMKLRPEHAPFAPLPRDRIAESGPFHVIGVDFCGLLYVKQGPTVTKSYVALFTCAVTRAVHLELVSDMTTSSFLLAFRRFIARRGVPSVVYSDNARTFQRCAGILALLPAEDVQNFAASLRITWKFNVPYAPWWGGWWERMIRTMKSALKVSLGRTRQTFEGLTTLLHEIEAVINSRPLTGVSSDPNEGPPITPSHFLTGGRSIQLPASPEEEQVGTTTLHRLREEQLQALAMFWRRWKREYLLQLRSAHESSAVTQRR, via the coding sequence ATGCCACTACTCTCTCCGCTGCGTACGAAGTTCTGGACAGACTCCACCGTCGCACTCCACTGGATCACAAGCGCACAGTCCCGGACACCCGTCTTCGTTCAAAACCGTGTGAACGAAATTCGCCGGTCGACAACAGACTCCGCATGGCACCATTGTAAGAGCCGGGACAACCCAGCAGATCTTCTAACTCGCGGGATTTCTGCTCATCGCCTACAGAACGAGTCTCTCTGGTGGCATGGAGCTCCATGGTTGTCTCAGCCCCGCGGTAACTGGCATTCCGAGTGGTCCGATCATCCTCCGTCGCCACCACCGAGCACTGAGGACGCTCCTCTACCATCAATGTGCAACGCTGCGTCAGCAGTACGTCCTCCGCCTGTGTTCAGCTTAGATCGTTACGGCACTCTCAGCCAAATGCTTCGAGTCACTGCATGGGTTGCCAGGTTCATCAAGAACGCCCATCCCAGAAAATCACACAACGGCGACCCGTTAACTGCATCCGAGATCGCCGAAGCGGAGCTATACTGGATTCGGCAAGTCCAAGAGGCAGTCTTTCACGAAACCCTCGCACTTCTTCGTCGTGCCGATCCACTGCCCCGCTCCTCACGACTCGCGGCACTGCGGCCTTTCCTGGACAGCGACCAGATCCTGCGTGTCGGGGGTCGACTAGCTGAGCTTCTTGACTCAGACAGCTTGAAACATCCTATCATCTTACCAAACACGCACCTGTTCACGCATCACACCGTGATGCACACACATGTACGCTTGTGCCACGCAGGGGTCCAGACGACGCTGCTTGACCTGCGCAGTCGCTTTTGGATCCTGAAGGGGCGTCAGTCAGTGAAGGGTGTCGTCGCTAGGTGCCTCGTATGCCGCCGCATGAAGCTTCGACCAGAGCACGCTCCATTCGCTCCACTTCCGCGTGACCGTATAGCCGAGTCCGGACCATTCCATGTCATCGGCGTGGATTTCTGTGGCCTCCTTTATGTCAAGCAGGGTCCGACTGTCACGAAGAGTTACGTCGCACTTTTTACGTGCGCCGTCACACGAGCCGTCCACCTGGAACTTGTTAGCGACATGACCACTTCCTCGTTCCTGCTCGCCTTTCGGCGCTTCATCGCGCGACGCGGCGTTCCATCCGTAGTCTATTCGGACAACGCCCGGACCTTCCAAAGATGCGCCGGTATCCTCGCTCTCCTGCCCGCCGAGGATGTGCAAAACTTTGCCGCCAGCCTTCGCATCACCTGGAAGTTCAATGTTCCCTACGCACCTTGGTGGGGCGGGTGGTGGGAGCGGATGATTCGGACCATGAAAAGCGCACTGAAGGTCTCACTTGGACGAACGCGTCAGACTTTTGAAGGGCTCACCACGTTGCTCCACGAAATTGAAGCGGTGATAAATAGTAGGCCGCTAACCGGTGTGAGTTCTGATCCCAACGAAGGGCCACCAATTACGCCCTCGCACTTCTTAACCGGCGGCAGATCAATCCAGCTCCCGGCATCCCCAGAAGAGGAGCAGGTTGGGACGACGACGCTGCACAGGCTCAGGGAAGAGCAGCTGCAAGCTCTCGCGATGTTTTGGCGGCGGTGGAAGAGAGAGTACCTCCTCCAGCTGCGCTCCGCCCACGAAAGTTCCGCGGTGACCCAACGGCGTTGA
- the LOC135386227 gene encoding uncharacterized protein LOC135386227: MNRGQKARGIVRAAVTRLIHRLEALSSSDEPSLPEVEDTARLLEQKSRELKDLDTTVQAGISDEQFEEDFTAASRYQDDICLAVSKAQRLIRSSAVAPTALSDQRPQTAPSIAAGSHQSATVRSVVLPKLHVPAFSGKVDDWQGFWDHYRTTIHECASLPKIEKFKYILSYLSGPARRAIEWIGISDSNYDTAITTLQQRFGRQAALVDAHIDKLLSLHPVAAAKDVEKLRDLYDSIKFRTGCLNNLGVPQSTYAVILHRVVMRCLPEELAVEFRQRQIERAESTGPTTGSTAPQSVTSDNLTAERITAVEDVMKFFRSHIESREDCRLAHRKPLARESSDSFSDAPPTALSLTARSTPTSSPPRSCPLCNSTAHGITECQATLPPSEKRRLLAANRCCFKCGKRNHLARECRSSRSLTCMACRGHHLSLLHDIQPSRPDRSPAAVNAVHTPDPGSQIQISNREHRDSSSASNSPVTTAACLRRTLFVLLQTARAFAIGNTGTSLVRVLFDTGSHRSYIRQDVATQLQCPVLGTESITVYTFGRSKTPTTYHCRRVALTLRSLYQPETTTFEALEVPEVCAVTNHSLDATLLNEMHDLGLDIADASSPADPVDAVISILIGSDVYWTMVTGSIRRLRPDLTAVETCLGWVIHGSYPHSTSAPSTVVTVLSLACGPIESCDLDPAEMWKLDTLGITDLVDGKTQSHPAQQQFEDYVTFQGDRYQVPLLIKPSCCGVLADNRSIAQTRLLSQLRRLRGHPDLLKQYHDTISEYFLEGHAEKAPEVPQENLYYLPHHAVIRKEAVTTKVRVVFDASSHVSGAPSLNQVLQKGPNINADLLLQLVSFCCYPIILTADIRKAYLQILIRPEDRDALRFLWPEDLPCPENPCPQIQEWRMTPLEPHLVRFS, translated from the coding sequence ATGAATCGAGGCCAGAAGGCCCGAGGCATCGTCCGCGCCGCCGTTACGAGGCTCATTCATCGGCTCGAAGCCCTCTCCAGTAGTGATGAGCCCTCGCTCCCCGAAGTCGAAGATACGGCGCGTCTCCTTGAGCAGAAGTCTAGGGAGCTCAAGGATCTCGACACAACCGTTCAAGCAGGAATAAGCGACGAGCAGTTCGAGGAAGATTTCACGGCGGCCAGTCGGTATCAGGACGACATCTGCCTCGCGGTTTCCAAGGCCCAACGCCTCATACGAAGCTCTGCGGTTGCTCCCACAGCTCTCTCCGATCAACGGCCGCAAACTGCACCTTCAATAGCCGCCGGTAGCCACCAGTCAGCCACGGTTCGGTCCGTCGTTCTTCCCAAGTTGCACGTGCCTGCATTCTCGGGCAAGGTGGATGATTGGCAGGGATTTTGGGACCACTACCGGACAACAATTCATGAGTGTGCTTCCCTGCCAAAGATAGAGAAGTTTAAATATATTCTCTCTTATCTGTCCGGACCTGCCAGGCGAGCCATCGAATGGATTGGGATTTCTGATTCCAATTACGATACGGCCATCACTACACTGCAACAAAGATTCGGACGACAGGCAGCACTCGTGGACGCACACATCGACAAGCTCTTAAGTCTTCATCCTGTAGCAGCTGCGAAGGACGTCGAGAAGCTGAGGGATCTCTACGACTCAATCAAGTTCAGAACTGGCTGCCTCAACAACCTCGGCGTTCCCCAATCAACTTACGCGGTGATACTGCATCGCGTTGTGATGCGCTGCCTTCCTGAGGAGCTGGCCGTCGAGTTTCGGCAACGGCAGATCGAGCGCGCTGAGTCGACCGGCCCCACCACCGGATCCACTGCCCCACAGTCTGTTACGAGCGACAACCTTACCGCAGAACGGATCACAGCCGTCGAAGACGTAATGAAGTTTTTTCGTAGTCACATAGAAAGTCGAGAAGACTGCCGCCTCGCCCATCGCAAGCCTCTCGCACGTGAATCTTCAGACTCCTTCAGTGATGCTCCCCCGACAGCCTTGTCCTTAACCGCACGATCGACACCGACAAGCAGTCCTCCACGGAGTTGCCCGCTATGCAACAGCACTGCCCATGGGATAACGGAATGTCAAGCCACGCTTCCTCCGTCTGAGAAGCGAAGGCTTCTCGCGGCCAATCGCTGTTGCTTCAAATGCGGCAAACGCAACCATTTAGCGCGGGAATGTCGATCGTCGAGATCACTCACATGCATGGCATGTCGTGGGCACCACCTTTCGCTGCTTCACGACATTCAACCAAGCCGTCCTGATCGCTCTCCGGCTGCCGTCAACGCCGTTCATACCCCCGACCCGGGATCACAGATCCAGATATCCAACCGGGAGCACCGAGACAGTTCAAGCGCATCCAATTCACCGGTGACCACAGCAGCGTGCCTCCGACGAACTCTGTTTGTTTTGTTGCAAACTGCTCGAGCTTTCGCCATCGGAAACACCGGCACTAGTCTTGTTCGGGTGCTCTTCGACACTGGTAGCCACCGTTCTTATATCCGTCAAGACGTCGCCACACAGCTCCAATGCCCAGTTCTTGGCACGGAGAGCATAACCGTATACACCTTTGGGCGTAGCAAGACTCCAACAACGTACCATTGTCGGAGGGTAGCCTTGACGCTCAGGAGCCTGTACCAACCAGAAACAACTACTTTCGAGGCACTAGAAGTTCCTGAGGTCTGTGCGGTTACCAATCACTCCTTGGACGCAACACTCTTGAATGAGATGCACGACCTGGGTCTGGACATCGCCGATGCATCGTCTCCCGCAGACCCCGTCGATGCGGTCATCAGCATTCTGATTGGGTCGGACGTTTACTGGACGATGGTAACCGGCAGCATTCGACGTCTCCGACCGGATCTAACAGCTGTGGAAACCTGTCTCGGATGGGTGATTCACGGATCCTATCCTCACTCCACATCTGCTCCGTCTACAGTAGTAACGGTACTCTCGCTTGCGTGCGGGCCAATAGAATCCTGTGACCTCGACCCAGCTGAGATGTGGAAGCTGGACACCCTTGGAATCACTGACCTTGTCGACGGGAAAACTCAGAGTCACCCAGCGCAACAACAGTTCGAAGATTATGTCACGTTTCAGGGAGACCGGTACCAGGTACCACTCCTCATCAAGCCCTCTTGCTGTGGAGTCTTAGCTGATAATCGCAGCATCGCGCAGACGAGACTACTCTCGCAGCTTCGGCGTCTTCGAGGCCATCCGGATCTCCTAAAGCAGTACCACGACACGATTTCCGAATATTTCCTCGAAGGCCACGCAGAGAAGGCCCCGGAGGTACCTCAGGAGAACCTCTACTATCTTCCTCACCATGCTGTGATCCGGAAGGAAGCAGTGACAACAAAGGTTCGCGTGGTATTCGACGCTTCGTCACACGTCAGCGGTGCCCCATCGTTAAACCAAGTACTGCAGAAGGGGCCCAACATCAACGCAGACTTACTGCTTCAGTTGGTGTCCTTCTGTTGTTATCCTATCATTCTCACCGCGGATATCCGGAAAGCGTACCTGCAGATCTTAATTCGTCCCGAAGACCGCGACGCATTGCGTTTTCTGTGGCCAGAAGACCTTCCATGTCCAGAAAACCCATGCCCCCAGATCCAGGAATGGAGAATGACCCCTTTGGAGCCGCATCTAGTCCGTTTCTCCTAG